Below is a window of Desmonostoc muscorum LEGE 12446 DNA.
AAAAGAAGCTTGCTCCAAATATTTCCACATTACTTGCAAAAATATCTTCCCCTGTGCCCGCCGCAACTGGACATCGTAAGAGTATCCCCACTTCTCAACCAGCAGTTGACGTAATTCCTGTCCTGTCATAGCTTTTCTCAATCAGATTTTACATTTAGTTATGATGTTAAGTTCCGTAACTCCAGTATGATAAGGATATAAAGAAATGTAATGCTAACAGAAAAGATGCTAAATATATCTTGGAACAGAGAATTATGGCATCGCCGTAAGCGTTAGCATTTCGACTTAGACAAGAGTTGCTCAAGTACAAGTACTCCTGTCAAAATGCTTAACAAAATACACAAAGAGCGCGTAGATTATGGCTCAATTTTCAGAATCAGCAGACGTGCCAGATATGGGGCGTCGTCAGTTCATGAATCTGCTCACTTTTGGGACTGTCACTGGAGTAGCTCTGGGTGCATTGTATCCCGTTGTCAATTACTTTATTCCACCTGCTAGCGGTGGTGCTGGCGGCGGTGCAACGGCAAAAGATGAGTTGGGCAACGATGTTAGTCTGGCCAAATTTCTCGAAAACCGAAATGCAGGCGATCGCACTTTAGTTCAAGGGCTTAAGGGTGACCCCACCTATATTGTGGTAGAAAACAAAGAGGCCATCAAAGATTATGGCATTAATGCTATCTGCACCCACTTAGGTTGTGTCGTTCCTTGGAACGTTGCTGAGAACAAATTTAAGTGTCCTTGTCACGGTTCTCAGTATGACGAAACTGGTAAGGTTGTTCGGGGTCCAGCACCACTGTCTTTGGCTTTAGCCCACGCCAGTTCAGCAGACGACAAAATTGTCTTGAGTCCTTGGACTGAAACCGACTTCCGCACCGGCGATGCACCTTGGTGGGCTTAATTGAGTGCTGAGTGCTGAGTAAAGGATGAGGGAGATGAGGGAGATGGGGAGGCAGGGGAGGCAGGGGAGGCAGGGGAGGCAGGGGAAGCAAGGGAGGCAGGGGAAGCAGGGGAGGCAGGGGGAGAATAACTCTTAACTCCTAATTCCTCACTCCTAACTCAGCACTCCCAATGCCCCATGCCCAATGCCCAATGCCCAATGCCCAATGCCCAATGCCCAATGACTAATGACTAATTCAATGATTGTCCTTACAGAGATGAGAAATGCTTCTGTCAAAGCGAGGTTAACTCGCAGTGCTAGAGCAATTGTAAAAACATTGCTCATAGCGATCGCCACCGTGACATTTTACTTCAGTTGCGATCTTGCCCTTCCCCAATCTGCTGCTGCCTATCCTTTTTGGGCGCAGCAAACCTATCCTGAAACCCCCCGCGAACCAACCGGGCGGATTGTTTGTGCCAACTGTCACCTAGCAGCCAAACCCACAGAAGTGGAAGTTCCCCAATCGGTACTACCTGATACTGTGTTCAAAGCTGTGGTGAAAATTCCCTACGATACCAGCGCCCAGCAAGTTGGTGCCGATGGTTCTAAAGTTGGCTTGAACGTTGGCGCTGTGCTGATGTTACCCGAAGGCTTTAAGATTGCTCCTCCAGAACGCATTTCCGAGGAACTTCAAGAAGAAATCGGCGACACTTACTTCCAACCCTACAGCGAAGACAAAGAAAATATCGTCATCGTCGGTCCCTTACCCGGCGAACAGTACCAAGAAATCGTCTTCCCAGTTCTTTCTCCCAACCCCGCAACCGACAAAAACATCCACTTCGGTAAATATTCAGTTCACGTAGGTGGTAATCGCGGACGCGGACAAGTTTATCCTACTGGCGAAAAGAGCAACAACAACCTTTACAATGCTTCCGCCACTGGCACAATTACCAAAATTGCCAAAGAGGAAGATGAAGACGGTAATGTTAAATATCAAGTAAACATCCAACCTGAGTCTGGTGATGTTGTCGTTGATACAGTTCCCGCTGGTCCAGAATTGATTGTTTCCGAAGGACAAGCAGTTAAGGCTGGTGATGCTTTGACCAATAACCCCAACGTCGGTGGATTCGGTCAAAAAGATGCAGAAATTGTACTCCAAGACGCCGGCAGAGTCAAAGGGTTAATTGCATTCATCGCTCTTGTGATGCTAGCTCAAGTGATGCTAGTGCTGAAGAAGAAGCAGGTTGAGAGAGTCCAAGCTGCTGAGATGAATTTCTAAATTCTTAGCTAAATCATTCATTCCTTGTAGGACAGGCATCTTGCCTGTCTTTTTTAATGTTACCCCTCTCCTAAGAAACAGTATTTGCTTCGGGCTGAGGAATGAGTTCAAAACCTAAAGCTAGAGCCTTTTTTTGGAGGTTATTGATAACTCGTTCTTGGTAACGTTGCTCATAATAATCCATGCCAATATCTTGATAGTTACCTCCAGTTGTCCAAAGTCGATAGAAAATTCTTGCCAGCTTATGAGCAGTAGCAGTGATAGCTTTGGGTGTACCAAGGCGAGAACGTAAACGACGATAAAAAGCACCCAAAGCAGAATTGCTCTTGCCAGCTGTTTGTGCTGCCATTCGGAAAGCATTGGTAGCAGGGTTAACAACAAGGCGAGTTTGAGAACTTTTAACTTTACCACCAGTAATGCGATTGCAAGGGCAAAGACCAAGCCAAGAAGTAAAGTGTTTAACAGTTGGAAATCGGCTAGGATCTAAACCGACCTCAGAAATAATGGTTTGTACTGTCAGAATACCAAGACCATCAATGGCAGTGAAATCCACGCCACTAATTCGGTAAAGATGGGTACGTAAATCAAAAGCGGGTTCATTGCCTTGAGGTTTATTGCGGGGGTGCTTTGGTTGCGGAAGCGGATATTCATCAAGATTAAGTTTGTCACTAAATTGAGCCAAGCACTCCTGTATTTGGCGATCGCAAGCGGCTATCTGAGCTTGATAGACATCATAAATTTGTAGTTCCTGTTGAAGTACAAAAATATGCTCATTGCGATAATCACCATTTAAAGCAGCAGCAATTTCTGTTTCAGAGCGTTTAGTACGGTGATGTCTTTTCGCTGCCAAAAGTTGTGGGTCTCTTTCTCCAGCAACAATTGCTCGAATAATTGCCATCCCAGTAGTGCCAGTGATATCGCTAACCACCTTATGCAGTTGCACATTCATCTGGGTTAAAGCTTTTTGCATCCGTTGAATGTGAACACAAGCACTTTTGAGCAGACTATCGCGGTGGCGAATATAACTCCGCAATACGCAAATCTGGTCTTCCGGGCGAAAAGAACCAGACAACAATCCATAACTATGTAATTGTTGCAGCCATTGGCAGTCTAAAATATCAGTTTTACGTCCAGGTAAAGTTTTGACATGATGGGCGTTGACAAGTTTGACTTCAAAGCCTCTTGCCTCCAAAATTTGAAACAACGCAATCCAATATACCCCTGTTGATTCCATTGCTACAGTTTCCACTCTACAAAGAGCTAGCCAATCTGCAAGGGCATACAAGTCAGCAGTGTAACAGCCAAAACGTCTTACACTCTCGGATGCTCGATTTTTCGGAACACTCACGAGCGTGAAATTCTGAACCGATATCAATGCCTGCTGCATTTGGGTTGATTGGTCTTAAGTCAGAAGTTTCATTCGTACTTGGTTGATGGAACCGGGATTTAGACTTTGGTGTTTTCATCATCAAAGGCTCCCTCTTTAATGCAAAGTCATACTAGCAATTAAAAGTGCGCCCTGACCTGGGTTGACGGATGAATACAGTCTCCTAAACGGGATAATGGCAGCAGCCATTTCACCAATGTCATAACCGTCTCAACCCAGAACCAAGCTTCTGTACGGGCGACAAAGCACCATTGGGGGATCGGTCTTAATTGTCAGGACACAATAAAAGTGTAATTTTTTTCGGTGCATCTTAATTTTGTTTCTTCCATCCATAACGGAAGCGATCGCGTCCGTAAACAGCTTCTGTCACTCTTCGAAAACTTTTGCCATTTCTGCATTCTAGAACTTTTGTATAGCCTGCGATCGAGCGATTATTTTCTAATAACAAATACAAGACCGATTTTTTTCTAATAGTATAGCTTAGACCTCTTGCAAAAGTCCCAAATATGTGGGACAGGTAGGTTAGAGTTGGGTAGCATTGATGACATACGAACAAGTAAAAATCTTAAAGCCAGAAGACTTTAAACGCTTGTGTGGTGTACGACCGGAGACTTTTAACCAGATGCTAGAGGTAGTGCGATAAGCCTAACGGCATGGCTTCGCTTACCGCCAAGCCTTGCAAAACAGAAAACAGGACGGGCCTTGTAAACTCACGTTGGAAGACCAATTGTTGATGACATTGGAGTACTGGAGAGAGTACCGTACCTACTTCCATATAGGTCAATCTTGGGGAGTCAACGAGTCTACAGCTTACCGAATTATCCGAAAAATAGAAGATACACTGACCTATTTCTAGGGCGTTCACACTTCCAGGGAAGAAAAAATTGGCTAGTTCTAATTATCAGTTAGAAGTAGTAGTGGTTGATGTTACAGAAAGTCCCATTGAACGTCCTAAAAAAAACAAAAAAAGTTTGACAGTAGAAAAAAGAAACAGCATACACTTAAGTCACAAGTAGTGGTAGACCAAGCAAATGGTAAAATCATCTGCACCGGTCATGGTAAGGGTAGAGAACATGATTTTCGGATATTTAAAAATAGTCAAGTTAGGCTGAGAAAAGATATAGAGTGTTTGGGTGATAAAGGTTATCAAGGTATTCAAAAACTGCATAACAATAGTCGGATTTCCAAGAAAAAACCTAGAGGAGGTAAATTAAATTATGAGGATAAAAAGAGCAATCAAGAATTAGCCAGAATTAGAGTTTTAGGTGAGCATGTAAATCGGAAGTTAAAGGTGTTTAAAATTTTTTCCCTTACTTATAGAAATCGCCGAAAAAGATTTAGTTTAAGGTTTAATCTGATTGCTGCTCTCTACAATTATGAGCTTTGTCTCCCCAAAATTAAATCTTCCTGAGCGACTTTTGCAAGAGGTCTATTGTTTCCAGCACCACAGCTATTGGCTATGTACTAAATCAGCAGATGGCAGGGAGAAATAAGAGTTCCAAAAAGTTTTTGCGTAAATCCTAGTAATGATAAACTTTATCCTAGTGACAGTAATTTCTCTAAGGCTGTGGCATTATTCATGCCCTTAGATTTCATAACTTCCACTTAACCTTTTAGTGAAAATCTGGAAACCTTGGTTTGATTATGAATATGCGTCTTGTGTATCAGGTATTCTCCGCTGCTGCACTATCTTTATTGACATCAGTAGCTTTCCTTAGTCAACCTGTATTTGGTGCTGCTTTAAAACGAACTCCTTTAATTGTTGATGATGATGGTAGCCAAGACGGGATGACAGCTTTAGCCTATATGTTAGCTAATCCCAAATTTGATATTCAGGCAATTACGATCGCCCAAGGTATTGCTCGTCCAGCGAGTTTTGTAAATAATCTAGAACGAATGTTAGGAAGACTAGAAGTATCTGGTATTCCTGTTGGTATTGGTAGAGCCGATCCTTTGGCTGGAAACAACGCTTTTCCGGAATTCATTCGTGATGGTGCAGACACTTTTTGGTCTCCCTTTGTCCAGCTACCAGATACAGCACCACCTGTTGAAAGGCGATCGGCAGCAGAACTGATTGTGGAAAAAATAAAACAGTCACCTGAACCTGTAGCAATCTTAGCAACCGGTACTTTAACTAATATTGCCGAAGCGCTACGACTTGACCCCTCCATTATCAGCAACATTTCCGTCGTCCAAATCATGGGAGGCGCAGTTTTCGTACCAGGAAATCTCCCCGTTCTTCCCGATCCTCCATTTTCAACCAACACTGTTGGAGAGTTTAATATCTGGGTCGATCCTTTAGCGGCTCAAGAAGTATTTGCCGCAGGTTCAAAAGGACTAAAAATTCAATTGACTCCCCTGGATGCGACAAATCAAATTGAATTTTCTCGTGCCGATCAACAAGCATGGCTAGCGACTGGAACACCTGAAAGTAAGATAGCTGCCGAGTTTTTGGATTTTGCTATAACAGTTATTCAAAGCAACAACGATCCTAACCCAGTTTGGGATTTAATTGCTGCCATTAACCTTAGTGAAGAAGACTTTTCTGAGGAAACTCCTTTGTATCTGGAAGTCGATACACTTTCAGATCCTGGAGCTACTCAAGGACAAACTCGTGCTATTCCTAATTTGCCTCCCAATGTTCTAGTTTCCCTAAACCCTAGTTTTAATAATTTACCTTTCAGTGCTGGTGAGGTTTTCTCATATTTAGAAACAGAGTCTGTTCCTGAATCTAGTCCTATATTGGGTATTCTGATTTTGGGTGCAGCGGGAATTACTTTCCAAGTTAAGCGGCAATTCAAGCACTAGGATCAAAAAAAGTGTGTAGGTTGGACAAATATTTGTCCAACCTACAAGCAGAAAATGTCAAGCAAAACTAGAAAAACCTAAATTGGGCGGTATATCCTGAATCCGTCCAGGACCGATCGCTCGTAATGCTTCTTTGAGTAAAATATCCCCAGTATACAAGGCACGTCCGACAATCACACCAGTCACACCTTGTGGTTCTAACGCCAGCAAACTCAACAAATCGGTAACAGAACTCACTCCACCAGAAGCAATTACTGGTATGGAAATTGCACCAGCTATTTCTCGCAAAGCTTCTAAATTCGGCCCTATCAGTGTACCATCACGGTGTATATCTGTATAAATAATAGCTGCTGCGCCCAATTCCTGCATTGTGACAGCAAGTTGGGTTGCTAAAACTTCCGAGGTTTCTAACCAACCGCGAGTAGCTACGCGGCCATCACGGGCGTCAATACCGATAATAATTTGTTCGGGAAATTCTTGGCAGAGTTCTTGTACTAGTTGGGGTTGTTCTACGGCGACGGTGCCGAGAATCGCCCATTGTACACCCAGATTAAACACTTGTTGCACACTGGTGCGATCGCGCAATCCTCCACCAATTTCAATGGGCACCGATACCACTTGAGCGATCGCTTCAATTGCCTGGAGATTTACTACTTTACCTGCTTTGGCACCATCTAAATCAACTATATGCAATCTGGTGGCACCTTGATCTACCCACTGTTGAGCAACATCAGCCGGGTTTTCGCTAAAAACTTGCGAGCGATCGTAGTCTCCTTGATACAGTCGCACACAACGACCCTCTAGTAAATCTATTGCTGGAATTACATCCATTTACTTGTCCTCATACTTAATGCGGTAGATGTCTGGTTTGAAAGTGGGGAGTGGGGAGTGGGGAGATGAGGGGGATGAGGGGGATGAGGGGGATGGGGGAGTGTGGGGGGAGAATATAAAAAAGCTTCCCACACCTCCCATACCTCCCACACTCCCCATTCCCTATTCCCTACTCCCCACTCCCTACTCCCCATTTTTCATTCTCAATTCCTTGACTGCTTGCCGAAAACCCAAGACAATCAAGATGTTCGTCAGCGTCAAAAATACTTCTGCACCACCGTGTAACCAATCTACATTGGCTAGAGACTTCCCATAATGCAATTGGGCATAAATTCCTGCGGGAATGGTGACGAAAACGAATACAAGAGTACCGTAAAATCCATATAGCGCTAAACGCGGCATTTGCGGACTGCGGCTGATAAACCACAAGAAACCCAAATAGGGAAACAGTGAAAGCGCAAACAGGGTTTCTTTAGAGATCATTGCTTTGATTTAATAGGTTCGGGTGCAACAGTATTAGTAGACTTCGTGGAACGCCAAATCAAAAACGCCGCTGCCCAAACTGTAAAATTACCAACTAAGGTCATGGTAGCTTGAAGCGTTACTAGCCATTCCAGAGATTCGGCGTTGTCGAAATAATGCCAGGTACAAGCACACATGGCACTAACCAAAGCTGGTAACATGGCAATGGATAATGCCCACCAATTGCGGTTACCAGTGAGTTCGCCATAAGTCCAAACTAACCAAATGGCAATAATCCACTCGATAACGCTAGAAATATGAATAATCCAGGTGGGAATTGAAAGAACGTGCATAGAAGTGGGGAGTTGGGAGTGGGGAATGGGGATTACAGCAGGTTTCAAGGATAGTGTTGTACACAACCTCAGTCTCAAAGCCAAGTATAAAGCTTGTTTTACTTCTGTTAGCGCAGCGGGGCGTAGCCCATTCTGACTTCTGAATTCTGAATTCTACTGTAATTAGTTTTGTTGTCTTTCTATAAGATCATCTTCCCACAAGAAAATTCATCTTTTGTTGGCAGGGTGGTTGAAATCACGTCAACTATTTAGAAAAAAGTTGATTGTCTAAAATCCAAAATTCAAAATCCAAAATCTAAAATGGCAAAGATGCGGGCGTTATTGTCTGGATATTACGGTAAGGGTAATGGTGGTGACGAAGCTTTGTTGGCAACGCTTTTGCAAATGTTACCACCTGATGTGACGCCTGTGGTGCTTTCGGGTAATCCAGAGGAAACCCGCGATCGCTACAATGTAGAAACCCACGATCGTATGGCTGTTTTACCTGTTATCCAAGCTTTACGCTCTTGCGATGCCTTAATTTGGGGTGGTGGGAGTTTGATTCAAGACGTTACCAGTATTATTAGCCCATTTTATTATGGCGGACTGATG
It encodes the following:
- the petC gene encoding cytochrome b6-f complex iron-sulfur subunit: MAQFSESADVPDMGRRQFMNLLTFGTVTGVALGALYPVVNYFIPPASGGAGGGATAKDELGNDVSLAKFLENRNAGDRTLVQGLKGDPTYIVVENKEAIKDYGINAICTHLGCVVPWNVAENKFKCPCHGSQYDETGKVVRGPAPLSLALAHASSADDKIVLSPWTETDFRTGDAPWWA
- the petA gene encoding cytochrome f, encoding MRNASVKARLTRSARAIVKTLLIAIATVTFYFSCDLALPQSAAAYPFWAQQTYPETPREPTGRIVCANCHLAAKPTEVEVPQSVLPDTVFKAVVKIPYDTSAQQVGADGSKVGLNVGAVLMLPEGFKIAPPERISEELQEEIGDTYFQPYSEDKENIVIVGPLPGEQYQEIVFPVLSPNPATDKNIHFGKYSVHVGGNRGRGQVYPTGEKSNNNLYNASATGTITKIAKEEDEDGNVKYQVNIQPESGDVVVDTVPAGPELIVSEGQAVKAGDALTNNPNVGGFGQKDAEIVLQDAGRVKGLIAFIALVMLAQVMLVLKKKQVERVQAAEMNF
- a CDS encoding nucleoside hydrolase, whose protein sequence is MNMRLVYQVFSAAALSLLTSVAFLSQPVFGAALKRTPLIVDDDGSQDGMTALAYMLANPKFDIQAITIAQGIARPASFVNNLERMLGRLEVSGIPVGIGRADPLAGNNAFPEFIRDGADTFWSPFVQLPDTAPPVERRSAAELIVEKIKQSPEPVAILATGTLTNIAEALRLDPSIISNISVVQIMGGAVFVPGNLPVLPDPPFSTNTVGEFNIWVDPLAAQEVFAAGSKGLKIQLTPLDATNQIEFSRADQQAWLATGTPESKIAAEFLDFAITVIQSNNDPNPVWDLIAAINLSEEDFSEETPLYLEVDTLSDPGATQGQTRAIPNLPPNVLVSLNPSFNNLPFSAGEVFSYLETESVPESSPILGILILGAAGITFQVKRQFKH
- the hisA gene encoding 1-(5-phosphoribosyl)-5-[(5-phosphoribosylamino)methylideneamino]imidazole-4-carboxamide isomerase; its protein translation is MDVIPAIDLLEGRCVRLYQGDYDRSQVFSENPADVAQQWVDQGATRLHIVDLDGAKAGKVVNLQAIEAIAQVVSVPIEIGGGLRDRTSVQQVFNLGVQWAILGTVAVEQPQLVQELCQEFPEQIIIGIDARDGRVATRGWLETSEVLATQLAVTMQELGAAAIIYTDIHRDGTLIGPNLEALREIAGAISIPVIASGGVSSVTDLLSLLALEPQGVTGVIVGRALYTGDILLKEALRAIGPGRIQDIPPNLGFSSFA
- a CDS encoding DUF3593 domain-containing protein, whose amino-acid sequence is MISKETLFALSLFPYLGFLWFISRSPQMPRLALYGFYGTLVFVFVTIPAGIYAQLHYGKSLANVDWLHGGAEVFLTLTNILIVLGFRQAVKELRMKNGE
- a CDS encoding DUF2499 domain-containing protein, with translation MHVLSIPTWIIHISSVIEWIIAIWLVWTYGELTGNRNWWALSIAMLPALVSAMCACTWHYFDNAESLEWLVTLQATMTLVGNFTVWAAAFLIWRSTKSTNTVAPEPIKSKQ